ggccagaagtcccagatcaaggtgaCAGCAGATTGGGTGTCTGGTCAGGGCCCTCCTCCTGGCTGGAGAGAGCTGTCTCTGGCTTTGTCTCCACGTGGCTGAGAGCAAGAGCCCTGGCGTCTCCTCCTGCCCTTATCAGGGCTTGGATTCCATGACTGGGACCCATGCTCATGACCTGCTCTAACCCTGATTGCCTCCAAATACTGACACACTGGTGCTGAGGGCTTCAGCACAGGAATGTTGGGGACACACATGTTCCACCCATAGTACTGAGTCCACTTCTCAACACTGAGGACTCGAGGGGCAGTCGGAGAGGCCACTTGGTAGCTTGTGTTGATGTTTGATCTTGGGGGTGTGTCCTGGGGCCTGAGGAGCCCACATGGGGGAGAACAGGACAGGGACAGATGGCAGGACAGGTGTGGGGAGGACAGGGGCTAGGTGTTGGGACCAGGTGGGCTTGGGATGAAGGGTGGGCTTATAGGCTGAGACTGACTGCACTGGTTTACAGCCCAGTTCTCCGATCCCTGGCCCGGCGGAAGCCCACCATGACCCTGGAGGAGGGACTGTGGCGGGCCATTCGGGAATGGCAGCACACGAGCAACTTTGACCGGATGATATTCTATGAGATAGCAGAAAAGTGAGTCTGGGGTCCTGGGAGCAGGGCCCGCGTGGCAGGGTGAGAGTGAATGACAGAGGTCCGGTAGCCATGGCGGCTTCTCAACGTGGAGTATGAGGAGGGTGTGGACAAACCCAGGACACTCTGGGCCCCTGGCTCCCACAGGAAGCTGCTCCTGCCACCTAGATTGTTCTGGGGTCTCTGTCCTGCCCTATTGGGAAGCacaccctgcctggcctggggCCATCCCTGCCTTGACACTGGAGGTCATGGCGGGAGCAACCAGCATCACAGCCCAAAGTGGGTCACCTCCAGCtgtggggatggggagaagggGCACTAGTGACTATAGACAAGAGTGGGGTACAGGCTCCTCACAGCAGTGGCCAGAAGTTAGTTTTCTCCTATCCCAGCCTGGCCAGGGAGTTGGGTTGGGGAGACCTGTGCCTGGGACACCATGAGACCCACCTCTGGCCTGACTGCCTTTGCTCCTGGGCAGTCCCCTCCatgaagacagacagacagacagcagCCTCAGGGGAAATAAGCCCTGTCCTCTGGGCTCAGCTTTTGCTTCCTCCTGACCCGGGGTCTCCCAGGCCTCGTGCCCCTGGGTTATCTTTCGGGGGCCCACAGTCCTAGCCTCAGGACTCCTGCATCTGGGCATCATCCCTGATGCCTTCTGCCATACACCCCACCCCTGGCCAGCTGAAACCTGGAGCAGGGGTCCCCCGGGACCCTCCTGGACCTCGTGGCCGTGACTTGAGTCAGGAAGCCCCATTGATGCCATGGGCTCTGCAGGGGCCAAGTGAGGGAGGGTGAGCCCAGAACTCTGGGAGCAGCTTCCTCCTGGGACTGGGGAATGGGACACAGTGAGGGCCTGGACAGCCCACCCGAGACActccctcccatccctccccTCGGTCGCTGCCTGGTCCTGGGCGGAGGGGGCCTGGACCCTCTCAGCACAGCCTGGGCCTCCTTCACCGCCAGgttcctggagtttgaggctgaggaggagatgCAGATTCAGAAATCGCAATGGATGAAGGGGCCCCAGTGCCTGCCTCCTCCAGCCACACCGAGGCTTGAACCTCGAGGACCCCCGGCCTCTGAGGTGGTCAAGCAGCCAGGTATGGCTTCCCACATTCCCACAGGAGCCACGGCAAAGACCAAAGGGGCCAAGGGAGGCCACTGTCCCCACACCCCATGCTTCCCTTCAAGAGGGGGATTTGCTCCCTCCAACAGGACAGCTTCTGGGAGCATATGTTGGGTATTGACCTGGTCGAGTTTCCTAGctactctctcccctctcctgtcCAAAACTCCACATATGCTCTGCCCAGGAAGCAGGGATGAGTGGGGAGAGTACAGGGCGTATTGGTGGCTCCAAACTTCCTCCCAAGCGATGCTGTCTCAGATGTGCCCCTCCTGCCTCCTTCAGGGGCGCTGTGGTTAAGGTGGACCTGACCCAGCTGGGACCCACTTCACATCCCCAAGCCCTGCCCTCCCCTGTGtggtggaagcaggaggagcGGCCCTCACCACGCCCATactcctccctctctgcctcagtgTACCTTCCCAGCAAGGCCGGCCCCAAGGCCCCGACTGCCTGCCTGCCACCACCCAGGCCCCAGAGGCCAGTGACCAAGGCCcgcctgccaccaccccggcCCCACCGACGAGCAGAGACCAAGGCCCGCCTGCCACCACCCAGGCCCCAGAGGCCAGCAGAGACCAAGGCCCGCCTGCCACCACCCAGGCCCCAGAGGCCAGCAGAGACCAAGGTCCCTGAGGAGATCCCCCCAGAAGTGGTGCAGGAGTACATGGACATCATGGAGGAACTGCTGGGGCCTTCCCTCGGGGCCACGGGAGAGCCCGAGAAACAACGGGAAGAGGACTGGACGCCCCCAGACCCGGGCCTCCTGAGCTACATTGACAAGCTGTGTTCCCAGAAAGACTTCGTCACCAAGGTGGGCTGGAGTGCTGGGGTCTGCCGGATTCCAGGGGGTGGCACTCCCAGGTCCTTGGAATTAAACTCTGTTCCTTAGCTACTCAGCAGTGTGTGTATTTCCATGGATTTGAGTgtctgtgtatgtgagtgtgtgtgtctgtgtgttgctgtgtgtttgtgtctgtggtTTGTtactgtgtgtctttgtgtgtctgtgtgggtgtgagtgtggagTGTGTACCTtacctgtgtctgtgtcttttcctGTGTCATatgtgggtctgtgtgtgtgtctctgtgtggtttgtgtgtctctgtctgtgtgtgtgtatgctaccAGGTCTGTGGTCTGTGTCTGTAGCTGGTGGTCACCATGATATGAGACAGCCCCAGGAGGGTGGGGACGGGGCGCTCGCTGCTTTCTGCATCTCCGCCAGGTGTCCTTGGCTCCAGGTTACTCCCTGCCCAGGAAGCTCATGccttcttccttctgtttccAGGTGGAGGCCGTCATTCACCCCCGATTCCTGGAAGAATTGCTTTCCCCAGATCCACAGATGGATTTCTTGGCCCTAAGCCAggagctggagcaggaggaaggactCACCCTTGCCCAGGTACCCCAGGGGCAGGAGGGACCCGGCACACAAGGCCCACCTGATTGTCTAATCCCCCCCGCTGGGGATGCCTGGCTTCTTGGGGAGCCACTCTGGAGTGGGAAGATGCAGGTTCAGAGGGAGTAGGATGGACAGGAGCCAGGGAGGGGAGTCAGCATGCAAGCTGCGGTGAGGCCCAACGGGATGCCCGGCAGAGCCACACCGTCTCTCTTTGACATAAAGCCCAGCTGCCTCAGGCTTCCCTGCCTGCCGCCCAAGTGCCCTGGTCTCCACCACCCTGGGCCCTGCTCACACCTGGGGCAGTGCCAGTAAGTGCCCCCTTTCCTCCCGCAGCTAGTGGAGAAGCGCCTCCTACCTTTGAAGGAGAAACAGCATACAAGGGCAGCCCCTAGTCATGGCACGACCCGGTTGGACTCAAGTTCTTCTAAGCTTGCAGCTGGCCAAGGAGCAGAGAGAGACATCCCTGACCCCCAACAAGGGGTTGGCATGGAAACCTGCCCACCCCAGAAGGCTGCCCGGGACCCTCAGGGACGAGGCAGAGCACACACTGGCATGGCCAGGTCCAAAGACTCTGTTGTGCTTTTGGGATGTCAGGATTCCCCTGGGCTGAGGGCTGCTCAGCCAACCTCTCCTCCCCAGGACCACAGACCCACCAGCCCTGGCCTGGGGAGCAAGGATGCCTTGGATCTCCCTGGAGGGTCTCCTGTCCGGGAGTCACATGGGCTGGCTCAGGGGTCACGTGAGGAGGAGCTCCCCAGCCTGGCCTTCCTCTTGGGTTCCCAGCACAAGCTTCTGCCCTGGTGGTTACCCCAGAGCCCTGTCCCTGCCTCGGGCCTTCTCAGCCCAGAAAAGTGGGGACCCCAGGGAACTCATCAGTCCCCATCTGCTCAGAGAAGAGGCCTCAGCCTAGCACCCTCTCCTGCCATGAAGTCCAAGAAGCGACCTCTCTTTGGAAGCCCGTCCCCTGCTGAAAAGACACCCCACCCAGGGCCTGGGCTCAGGGTCTCTGGGGAGCAATCCCTGACTTGGGGGCTGGGTGGCCCCTCACAGTCTCGAAAGAGAAAGGGTGACCCCTTGGTCTCCAGGAAGGAGAATAAGCAGCATTGTAGCCAGTAGGGGCTTCTGGCAGGCTCTCTGGGGCCACTCCCCAAGGATGGGGCTCTGGCATCCGATGCCCCAAAGCAGTCAAAAGCTTCTTCTCCCCCAGTGCTGATCTTGCTGGGCCTTAGcattggaggggaggggagggaggggagggagagggtggcTGAACGGGGAGGGCAGGAAGGGAGGGTCTGgggggaaggggctggggagtgggggtgggaagCAGTGCGTTGGGGGCCTGGTGTGTAAATGTGAATAAATGTAGTTGTGTTGGAAAATGCTCTCGGGGCTGCTGCCTCTGTCCTCGGTGCTGTGTTGCTCCGTGGAGGGTGTCTGTGAGGGAGGGCAGAGGAACTGGCAGATGCCAGGCTCTGGGAACCCACAGGGGCCGGCCCCACTCTTTCCTCCTGGCGTAGGGAGCCCCTTCAGATGCTCCAGGGACTGACAGATGCTGAGGAAGCCCTGATCCCTCCCACCACCCACTCACAAGGCCCTGCCTGCTTTAGGGAGGCTTCTTGGGGCCTCCCATCATTATCAGCATCCCTGgaaagtcctgggattagagAGAGCTGGCTGGCTCTTGTTCTGCTCGGTGGGAGCTGAGGAGAAGCCAGCCGCCTGCAACATGAACATGGGGAAAGGAGGCTGCTCCTGCTTAACCCTCATCAGGAAGAGCGCGGGCACTGGGCTGAGAGGAGACATTGAGGTGACTGTCCACACGGGTGTGTTTGGGATACGACGatgggtggggagcaggggaagTCCCTCTGCCTGTTTCTGGGCAGGAGAGAGTCTTGTCCAACTAGCTGAAGCAGATGCTCCTTGCTGTGGCCACAGGGACTGGCCTCGGGGACCTCAAGGTCCTGCATGGAGCCCCCCACAGCTATGATTCCCTTCCCATATGAGGACTGAACTCATGTGGAATTGATGTAGACACAGATTTACATTGGTATCTAAAACAGTTCCCTCCCAACACACCATCACCAATGGGAACAAGCATGACCAGTCACCAGGCGCAGGGTGGGTGTGTCTGCTGGTTCCAGGGCCAGGAGGAGCTGGGGCCCAGGCTGAGAGGGGCCGAGGGTCAGCCGCCCTTCTGCCAGGCACAGACCCCAAGGGCAGAGCAGGGGCTGCCTGGGATGTGGCATCGGCTGTCTGGGAAGTGCCCTGGGAGTCGGGGGCTAGGTGTTCACCAAAGAGAGACTTCCAGAGTCTATGAGTGAGATGAGGACTGCATCAGGAGAGGAACCGAGGCTGGGGAGGACACTCTGCTCTTCCCCAGGTTGTCCTGTCCTCCCAATCTCTGCTGAACTCCTCTCACCCCATGGGCCAACTTCTGCCCCTTTTACCCCTAACCCACCACTTAGAATCTCAGATCCCAGCGTGGACAGGACCCAGCACCCACCCTGGTTACCTCCTGGCCAACACCTTCTTCTCCACAGTCTGAGTTCTGATTCCTCCCCCAGGGCCCTTATTGGCTCAGGACCCCTGTGACTGCCAGGGCACCTGTCCCAGCACTGCCTGCATGCAGAGCTGTGGTCATGGCACTGGGGGCTGGCCCAGCAGCAGAGGCTGTTGGGGCAAAGCTGTCCGGTACACGGTGGCCTGGCCCCTCGGCCAAGTGACAAAGGGAGCCATGTTTGGGTCCTCTCTGGCCCCATCTGCCCACAGAACACAGCAGTCAGCCGGACAGATGCCCCTCTGCCCCGTCCCTTCTGCTCGATGTGGGCAGTGTTGGAGGCCTGCCGTCTTCTGTGGCCTTTGGGAAGGAGAGTTTATCTTGGCAGGGCTTCCCCAGCTCAGTGCACATCAGGCCCTCGGGGAAAATGTGGGGAGTGAAGAGACACTGGTGGGTGATGTGGGCAGTTCCCGTGACTCCTCCACATTCAGGGCCATCCTCAGGAGATAAGGTAGCACTGCCCCGTTGCAGGGTTTAGGAATGTTAAGTGAGCCGTGTTTGAAGGGAACGTGGTCCATACTCTGGCGTGTGTGGGTGCCCAGCCGACTTCCTCACCTAAGGGTGAAAGTGACACCTTGGGGCTCCTGCTGGTTACCCCACTGGCTGTTGTCTATCCCACTGTCCCTGTCTTTGTTTTGGCTGAGCCATTCCTAGGAGGCAGAACTTGTGCTTCCTCCACCTCTGTGTCCCACTTGAGCCCTACAATCTGCCCCTAAATGGGCACAGTGGGGCTGACTGGGGGTCTCTGGTAGACTGAACACATATCCCCCGCCCAGTTCCTgtgctgaagccctaacccccaacgtgatggtatttggagattgGGCCTTTGGGAGTTATTCAGGGTTAGAAGAGaccatgagggtggggccctaatgATGGGATTAGGGCCCTGGTAAGAAGCAGAGACCCCAGAGCTCTCTCCCTGACATGAgtacacagtgagaaggcagccatctgcaagccagaaagagagccctcaccagaacctcgCCCACTGGGATGCtaaccttggacttccagcctccagactgtgacaaatacatttttttttaatatgcgccaccacccccaagTCTATGGCACTTTGTCCTAGCAGCCCTATGTGACTAGGACAAGGTGCATAATCTCAAGAACTTCCTTCATGACCGGAATCTGGAAACCGTGCATCAGAGCCACGGGAAAGAAAGGCTCGGCCCTTTGCAACTGTCAGCACACCTCCACCCCAAGTGCAGTGTCTCACACATGAACCAGGAGAGCCTGGGACACAGTGAAAAGGAATCTGTAAATACCCATGATGTCGTCACATCCACGCTTGGGGAAGCCATGCAGCTTGCTCACAGCAGGTGCTGGGGGTGTACTGAGGCTCTTGGTCGGCTTGGCCTCCCTGCTCACGCAGCCAGGTCACTCTCTGGGAGCCAGTGCAGCTGGGGTGGCCACCGGCAGGTTTGCCTCCAGAGACCCCTCCCTTCACCACTGGATGACAGATCCCTGAAGAAGCCATGGCCTCCTGGGAAACTCCATCTGACAATGTGAGCAAAGCTGGCCCCCGTTAGTGAACATGCTGTGCTTTCTCACAGCTACCAGGATGGACTTGATCCAGGTGGCTGCCCTTTTGTAGCTCACTTTGATTCTAACTTCAGCGTCGCATGATGCCCTAtgaatggaatatacaatgtgTGTCTTTCacatctgtcttctttcacttagaataatatttcCAAGGTCATCTACATTTTTAATATGTATCATTACATCAAAcctttttgttgctgaataatattccattaatgGATATActaaaatttatccatttatcagttaagaacatttgggtttttttcactttttggctattgtgaataacacttctaagaacatttgtgtacaaggtTTCCTGGGGAtgtatgtttccatttctcaTGGCTACATACCTAAGAGTGAAATTGATGGGCCATATggaaactctatgtttaactctatgtttaacatatGGGCCATATGTTTAACATATGCTTAACATATGGGCCATATggaaactctatgtttaactctATGTTTCAGAAGGTGCCAGACTGTTTCCAGTGTACATGAACCATTTTATATACCCACTAGCTGTGTGAGGGTCCCAGCATCTCTCCATATTCTAGCCAACATTTATTATCAACTCTCTTTTTGATAAAGTCATCCTAGTGGTTCTGAAGTTGCATCTCATCGTAGTTTGcatttgtgtttccctgatgtTGAACCTCTTTCATGTACCTATGCGCCActtgtataccttctttggagCAATGTGTACTCaacatttagtaatttttaactGGTTTGTGTTTTGTCATTGAGttataagaattctttatatattccagataaaAATGCTTTACAAGATATAATTTGCagaaatattctcccattctatgggttgtcctttactttcttgatggtactctttgaagcacaaaagtttttacttggatgaagtccaatttatctattttttcttttgttacttgtgGTTTTGATGTCATGTTTAAGAAACCATTAACTAGTCTTAGGTCATGAAATTTATTCctatgctttttccttttttaaaaaccatcttaaacattttaaattgtacaatttaGTAACGTTATGTATATTCACATCATTGTGAAATTTAGATCTTTagaaattttttatctttcacaactgaaattttgtacacattaaatacTAATTTCCCCCctactcccacccccagcccttggcaaccactactTTATGTTTCTGTAATTTTGACTACCTTAAATACTTCATATGAAGgaaagtatttgtccttttgtgatgggcttatttcacttagcataatgttcttgaGATTGATCCATGTTCTAGCATGtgacatgatttccttctttctgtaggCTGCTTAGtcttccattgtgtgtatataccatattttatcctTTGATCcaccaatggatatttggattggatctcttggctactgtgaataatgctgtaataggGATTGTATGGAATTTGTAAATTGTTTtaggtaatatggacattttaacaatattaagtcttcaaaTCCACGTGCATggagatgtcttttcatttatttatatactctTTGGTTTCCTGTAGCAttgttgttttgtaatttttagtgtcCAAGTtgtttgcctccttggttaagttt
The Pongo abelii isolate AG06213 chromosome 8, NHGRI_mPonAbe1-v2.0_pri, whole genome shotgun sequence genome window above contains:
- the LOC134762040 gene encoding NUT family member 2D-like codes for the protein MASNGAYPVLGPGMTVNPVTSLSVFTALPFTTPAPSPAHGLPLVTAGVPPGGPLVLSAFPSTPLVEGQDGRGPSGAGASNVFVQMGTEVGPVKAPQVQTLVLTQAPLFWQAPGTLCGGVVCPPPLLLAAAPVVPVMAPQVVGGTQAGEGGCSQGLRLPPPPPAAQLPPIVSQGNAGPWPQGAHGEGSLASSQAKAPPDDSCNPKSVYENFRLWQHYKPLARRHLPQSPDTEALSCFLIPVLRSLARRKPTMTLEEGLWRAIREWQHTSNFDRMIFYEIAEKFLEFEAEEEMQIQKSQWMKGPQCLPPPATPRLEPRGPPASEVVKQPVYLPSKAGPKAPTACLPPPRPQRPAETKARLPPPRPQRPAETKVPEEIPPEVVQEYMDIMEELLGPSLGATGEPEKQREEDWTPPDPGLLSYIDKLCSQKDFVTKVEAVIHPRFLEELLSPDPQMDFLALSQELEQEEGLTLAQGAPSDAPGTDRC